One stretch of Oncorhynchus tshawytscha isolate Ot180627B linkage group LG19, Otsh_v2.0, whole genome shotgun sequence DNA includes these proteins:
- the LOC112218917 gene encoding transcription initiation factor TFIID subunit 3 isoform X2 yields the protein MCESYARSLLRVSVAQICQALGWDAVQLTACDLLSDVLHRYIQQLARGCHRYSELYGRTDPVLDDVGQAFRLLGVSLSELEDYVHNLEPVGFAQQTPLFPLSKNNVLQFPQPGVGVRWDAEERKDYIPDYMPPLVSLQEEEEEALADMGTSAEAMQVPLDDTDEDMDDDEAVNDENHPVKRHLDSPDAAMGMMPTSKRPRMHSGFSPDWSMEPREPLTSLNPQRVPPGMMASHSHDSLGSMSMSPETPGPPTSFRPQPVTPGRHSDHKSHGSQGRKGPKGSSPSRPRTKSPKGVNAGGAMSGSPIRSPKSSKERKKSPCRTKSPKSPKSPKIGSGAKSGSHPQGKSEAQVLGLQRLPLSALSERMGKENIHVQSLEDHELAGFVSSKLVEPGTNNADIDDSIDTVIARACAEREPDPFAFSSGCESENDGFSSPRRLTIMEPGGMPKLSLGANTMAKDLSTPLHLNAGGGPGSWTMDDSINEVIRKVNQGDPSAGQPQDESYLSSASASPPTPEPLLKMFQEKNKLVSSADIKKKLKKELKTKMKKKEKGEKPKDKERDKDRGKMKEKNKDKNRDKSKDSFSKEAKIPWKDLGNKDDLREHFQGQMSGFGSPEGSMIKIKSRGGGDGSGKKKEKDKHKDKKKDKEKSKKDKDKREKGKDRQKISSLTPFSLSDMPVLFSPSTCLRIPSMLPPLPPILQDKDVKGKEKDKKKDEKKKKKKKDKDKEKEKEREKERDKEEKKKDKEKREKEKEKIRLEKVRVETPVTVPSPVIPRLTLRVGAGQDKIFTWNAFPTVLKEFPHMLSTTKRNSAVSCPVTRAYRMS from the exons ATGTGCGAGAGCTATGCCCGCTCGCTGCTGCGTGTGTCGGTGGCGCAGATCTGCCAAGCGTTGGGCTGGGATGCGGTGCAGCTCACCGCCTGCGACCTGCTTTCCGATGTTCTGCACAGATATATCCAGCAGTTGGCCAGGGGTTGTCATCGATATTCGGAGCTCT ATGGGAGAACAGACCCAGTGCTGGATGACGTAGGCCAGGCATTTAGGCTGCTGGGGGTGAGTCTATCTGAGCTGGAGGACTATGTCCACAACCTGGAGCCCGTAGGGTTCGCCCAGCAGAcgcccctcttccccctcagcaAGAACAACGTGCTGCAGTTCCCTCAGCCTGGAGTGGGGGTCCGGTGGGacgcagaggagaggaaggactaCATTCCAGATTATATGCCACCCTTGGTCTCACTACAGGAAG AAGAGGAGGAAGCCCTGGCTGACATGGGCACCTCTGCTGAGGCCATGCAGGTCCCGCTGGACGATACCGACGAGGATATGGATGATGACGAGGCGGTGAACGATGAGAACCACCCTGTGAAGAGACACCTGGACAGCCCCGACGCCGCCATGGGTATGATGCCCACCTCCAAGAGGCCTCGCATGCACTCTGGCTTCAGCCCCGACTGGAGCATGGAGCCCAGGGAGCCCCTCACCTCCCTCAACCCCCAGCGTGTTCCTCCAGGCATGATGGCCTCCCACTCTCACGACAGCCTGGGTTCAATGTCTATGTCCCCTGAGACACCTGGGCCTCCAACGTCGTTCAGACCCCAGCCGGTGACCCCTGGGAGACACTCAGATCATAAGTCACATGGCAGTCAAGGCCGCAAAGGGCCCAAGGGCTCATCCCCCAGCAGGCCACGGACTAAGTCCCCCAAGGGGGTCAACGCTGGTGGGGCTATGTCAGGCAGCCCCATCCGCTCTCCCAAATCTTCCAAGGAAAGGAAAAAGTCACCTTGCCGGACCAAGAGCCCTAAAAGTCCCAAGAGCCCCAAGATAGGCTCTGGAGCCAAGTCTGGGTCTCACCCCCAGGGCAAGTCTGAGGCTCAGGTCCTTGGCCTACAGAGGCTGCCCCTGTCAGCCCTCAGTGAGAGGATGGGGAAGGAGAATATCCACGTGCAGAGCCTAGAGGACCACGAGCTTGCAGGTTTCGTCTCTAGTAAACTCGTCGAACCTGGCACCAACAACGCCGATATCGACGACTCCATCGACACTGTGATCGCCAGGGCATGCGCCGAGCGGGAGCCCGACCCCTTCGCCTTCTCGTCGGGCTGCGAGTCGGAGAACGATGGCTTCTCCTCTCCCCGCAGGCTCACTATCATGGAGCCAGGAGGAATGCCTAAGCTCTCACTGGGAGCCAACACCATGGCTAAAGACCTGTCCACGCCACTACACCTCAACGCAGGTGGCGGCCCCGGGAGCTGGACCATGGACGACTCCATCAACGAGGTCATACGCAAGGTAAACCAGGGGGATCCCTCAGCAGGACAGCCCCAGGACGAATCGTACCTCTCCTCAGCGTCCGCCTCACCCCCGACGCCGGAGCCCCTCCTCAAGATGTTCCAGGAGAAGAACAAACTTGTCTCCTCGGCTGACATCAAGAAGAAACTGAAGAAGGAGCTCAAGACAAAGatgaagaagaaggagaaaggagagaaaccgaaagataaagagagggatAAGGACAGGGGGAAGATGAAAGAGAAGAACAAGGATAAGAACAGGGACAAGAGTAAAGATTCTTTCTCCAAAGAGGCCAAGATACCATGGAAAGACCTTGGAAACAAGGACGACCTCAGGGAACACTTCCAGGGTCAGATGTCAGGGTTTGGCAGTCCGGAGGGCTCCATGATCAAGATCAAGTCCCGCGGTGGAGGGGATGGCAGCggcaagaagaaggagaaggacaaACACAAAGACAAGAAGAAGGACAAGGAGAAGAGCAAGAAGGACAAAGACAAGCGGGAGAAGGGCAAGGACAGGCAGAAGATATCCTCCCTCACCCCGTTCAGTTTGAGTGACATGCCTGTCCTGTTCAGCCCGTCGACGTGTCTCCGCATCCCCTCCATGCTGCCCCCTCTTCCCCCCATCCTCCAGGACAAGGATGTGAAGGGCAAGGAGAAGGACAAGAAGAAAGacgagaagaagaagaagaagaagaaagataaAGACaaggagaaggaaaaggagagggagaaggagagagataaagaggagaagaagaaagataAGGAGAagcgagagaaggaaaaagagaagATCAGACTAGAAAAG GTGAGGGTGGAGACTCCAGTGACTGTCCCGTCTCCTGTCATCCCCAGGCTGACCCTGAGGGTGGGGGCTGGACAGGACAAAAT